A region from the Arcanobacterium buesumense genome encodes:
- a CDS encoding MIP/aquaporin family protein, translated as MSFYDIFISETLGTALLILLGVGVVATNLLTKSKGKGTGWLMINFGWGFAVMIGVYGAWKTGGHLNPAVTLGIAASGAEEFMPGIPVDASTITAYILGQMVGAMIGATLAWLTYKDHYTVHENQAEILGTFATGPEIRNYTSNLITEIIGTFVLVVWVIINGTTQTALGPLAVAIVIVSIGASLGGPTGYAINPARDLGPRIMHAILPIKGKGGSDWQYAWVPVVGPIIGGVLAGVLFGANALNLAGL; from the coding sequence ATGTCCTTCTATGACATTTTTATTTCAGAGACATTAGGTACTGCCCTATTGATTTTGCTGGGCGTTGGCGTTGTTGCCACGAACTTGCTTACCAAATCAAAAGGTAAAGGAACCGGCTGGCTAATGATTAACTTTGGCTGGGGTTTCGCAGTTATGATCGGCGTTTACGGCGCCTGGAAAACTGGCGGTCACCTCAATCCGGCAGTTACTCTCGGTATTGCCGCTTCCGGCGCTGAAGAGTTCATGCCCGGCATCCCAGTAGACGCTTCCACAATCACCGCCTACATTCTTGGACAAATGGTTGGCGCAATGATCGGCGCAACCCTAGCATGGCTCACGTACAAGGACCACTACACTGTCCATGAGAACCAAGCAGAAATTCTTGGCACATTCGCCACTGGCCCGGAAATTCGCAACTACACGTCCAATCTCATCACCGAAATTATTGGCACATTCGTCCTCGTAGTGTGGGTAATTATCAACGGAACAACACAAACAGCACTCGGTCCGCTCGCCGTCGCCATCGTTATTGTTTCTATCGGTGCATCTCTTGGTGGTCCTACTGGATACGCTATCAACCCGGCTCGTGATTTGGGCCCACGTATTATGCACGCGATTTTGCCGATTAAAGGCAAAGGCGGCTCTGACTGGCAGTATGCTTGGGTCCCAGTTGTTGGCCCAATCATCGGTGGCGTCTTAGCTGGTGTCCTCTTCGGCGCCAACGCACTTAACCTCGCCGGTCTATAA
- a CDS encoding uridine kinase family protein: MSTPLSNDGLFDLPESAQRVPHAKVILVTGPSGSGKTRFTSRTGLPVVSLDDFYYDGDRPGLPRRHGMVDWDSPATWDREGAVNALVELCTKGETTVPIYDMPSNSRVSERTLSMDGRRHVLAEGIFAAEIVDDLQKEGILADALCIARPRVQTFWFRLMRDLDEARKPLPNLLRRGIAHFFHEPQMYRDLEAKGARKVSYTEAQEVLTQMLAAQRWSL; this comes from the coding sequence ATGTCCACCCCACTTAGTAACGATGGCTTATTTGACCTTCCAGAAAGCGCTCAGCGTGTACCTCATGCGAAGGTTATTTTGGTAACTGGCCCCTCTGGCAGTGGTAAGACTCGTTTTACGTCACGTACCGGGTTGCCAGTTGTATCTTTGGACGATTTTTATTACGACGGTGATCGTCCGGGTTTGCCACGCCGGCATGGCATGGTTGATTGGGATTCACCTGCCACCTGGGATCGTGAAGGTGCAGTTAATGCGTTGGTGGAGTTGTGCACAAAAGGTGAGACAACCGTTCCAATTTACGATATGCCTTCTAATTCTCGGGTCAGCGAACGGACGTTGAGTATGGATGGCCGCCGTCACGTGTTAGCTGAAGGTATTTTTGCTGCTGAGATTGTTGACGATTTACAAAAAGAAGGTATTTTAGCTGACGCCTTGTGTATTGCACGCCCCCGGGTGCAAACGTTTTGGTTCCGGTTAATGCGTGATCTTGACGAAGCTCGCAAACCTTTACCTAACCTCCTTCGGCGAGGTATTGCTCATTTTTTCCATGAACCGCAAATGTATCGTGATTTAGAGGCCAAAGGGGCTCGCAAAGTTTCGTATACTGAAGCTCAAGAAGTGCTGACGCAAATGTTAGCCGCTCAACGCTGGTCTCTCTAA
- a CDS encoding anaerobic glycerol-3-phosphate dehydrogenase subunit C produces the protein MSLDYAKASLARMSLDSCVKCTICESQCPVVRATDLFTGPKFVGPQAERFREGASVDVSLDYCSGCGICTTSCPQGVKIAEINAQARAVMKADHMPLRDRIIPETMLEGMLLSPVAPIANAVLANKPIRTVVEKVIGVHRDAPVPKARMQTFRGWYKKHKRARDAKLGADYVAPRGPVVFFHGCAGGYFEVETSKATVEVLEYLGFEVLVPKQGCCGLAHQSNGLFDRAESQVKRLARQLADAGQDLPIIGSSGSCAGMLRHEAHEILGIDDPVLTDVGSRVVELSEFLLELIDDGDFPVDDLKHWDLTIPYHQPCQVKSQGIGMPAIRMMETIPGVHVIESGQPCCGIAGTYGLKKEKYDIAQRVGQPLFDMVKDTNPKLAACETDTCRWQIAHGTGAKVVHPVQIIHHALGLGNVFAK, from the coding sequence ATGAGTCTGGATTATGCTAAGGCTTCATTGGCCCGTATGTCTCTCGATTCGTGCGTTAAGTGTACGATTTGCGAGTCACAGTGCCCGGTTGTCCGTGCTACTGATTTATTTACTGGCCCGAAGTTTGTGGGCCCTCAAGCAGAACGCTTCCGTGAAGGCGCGTCGGTAGATGTGTCCCTCGATTATTGTTCCGGGTGCGGTATTTGTACCACGTCTTGCCCACAAGGTGTAAAGATCGCAGAGATCAATGCTCAAGCACGTGCGGTGATGAAGGCTGATCATATGCCGCTTCGTGACCGCATCATTCCAGAAACGATGCTCGAAGGAATGCTTCTTTCTCCTGTCGCTCCGATAGCTAATGCAGTTTTAGCTAATAAGCCGATTCGTACCGTGGTTGAAAAAGTTATTGGTGTTCACCGTGATGCTCCAGTGCCAAAGGCGCGGATGCAAACCTTCCGTGGCTGGTATAAGAAGCATAAGCGTGCCCGTGATGCGAAACTGGGTGCAGATTATGTGGCGCCACGTGGCCCGGTGGTCTTCTTCCATGGTTGTGCTGGCGGCTACTTTGAGGTGGAAACCTCTAAGGCAACTGTAGAGGTTTTGGAATACCTGGGTTTTGAGGTTTTGGTACCAAAGCAAGGTTGTTGTGGTTTGGCCCACCAGTCTAATGGTTTGTTTGATCGAGCTGAATCGCAAGTTAAACGCTTGGCTCGTCAGCTTGCTGACGCTGGTCAGGACCTTCCTATTATCGGTTCATCTGGTTCGTGTGCCGGCATGTTACGTCATGAGGCTCATGAAATTCTGGGGATTGACGATCCCGTTCTCACTGATGTGGGTTCGCGCGTGGTTGAGCTATCAGAGTTTTTACTTGAGTTGATTGACGACGGCGATTTCCCGGTTGACGATTTGAAGCACTGGGATCTTACTATTCCGTATCATCAGCCGTGCCAGGTTAAGTCACAGGGTATTGGTATGCCAGCTATTCGGATGATGGAGACTATTCCGGGTGTCCATGTTATCGAGTCTGGGCAGCCATGCTGTGGTATTGCTGGCACCTACGGGTTGAAGAAAGAAAAGTACGATATTGCCCAGCGCGTTGGTCAGCCGTTGTTTGACATGGTCAAGGATACTAATCCGAAGCTTGCAGCGTGTGAAACAGATACCTGCCGGTGGCAGATCGCGCACGGAACTGGGGCTAAGGTTGTTCACCCAGTCCAGATTATCCATCACGCACTTGGTTTAGGAAATGTCTTTGCCAAGTAA
- the glpB gene encoding glycerol-3-phosphate dehydrogenase subunit GlpB, with protein MKIVVVGAGLAGLSTALMLTEAGHRVEVVSKGIGGLLLSTGGLDVYGWTPEGQPVSHPFDAIDKLAGTSHPYAKIGSEAVRKGIGWLASRVPAFSFPAGDDTNALVPTAVGAVRPMLGLPETMAGLADGQKLVVVGIKQFKDFPAQLIADNLSRSPLIDVSARAITISLDIRSHEADSAGTNIARFLDTPAGQSAFVAALRGQAQPDEILLVPAMIGLHPTTYAHIVEQLGVRISEVPVPPPSVPGRRINDALVAAAKASRIDLSNNAQVIGCEHDHARISAVRIQRAGRVTLTKVDAVIHAGGGFESGSLTRTPEGDIFERAFDLPVNTMPDIFSSGIAVDEKMHPLDAEGNIVFNNMYLAGSIIGGAHAPHEKSGEGIALGSAWVAAHAAMSEGENR; from the coding sequence ATGAAAATCGTTGTTGTTGGTGCTGGCCTTGCCGGTCTTTCCACCGCTCTCATGCTCACTGAAGCTGGACATCGCGTCGAAGTCGTGAGCAAAGGCATTGGTGGCCTCTTGCTCTCAACCGGTGGCCTGGACGTTTACGGTTGGACACCAGAAGGACAACCAGTCAGCCATCCGTTTGATGCGATTGACAAGCTTGCCGGAACTAGCCACCCTTACGCCAAGATCGGCTCAGAAGCAGTCCGTAAGGGAATCGGATGGTTAGCTTCACGCGTACCGGCTTTCTCATTCCCAGCCGGTGACGATACCAACGCGTTAGTTCCCACCGCCGTCGGCGCGGTTCGCCCAATGCTTGGTCTGCCAGAAACAATGGCAGGACTTGCTGACGGACAAAAACTCGTCGTCGTCGGAATTAAACAGTTTAAGGATTTCCCAGCCCAATTAATTGCTGATAATCTTTCCCGCTCGCCGCTTATCGACGTCTCGGCTCGCGCAATAACAATCAGCTTAGATATTCGCTCCCATGAGGCAGATTCAGCTGGGACAAATATCGCTCGATTCCTTGATACTCCGGCTGGTCAATCCGCGTTCGTTGCCGCATTGCGTGGTCAGGCTCAACCAGATGAGATCCTTCTTGTACCAGCTATGATCGGTCTTCATCCAACCACCTACGCACATATTGTTGAACAGTTAGGTGTGCGTATAAGTGAAGTTCCGGTGCCGCCACCGTCAGTACCCGGAAGACGAATCAATGACGCACTCGTTGCTGCCGCAAAAGCTTCGCGGATCGATCTATCGAATAACGCCCAAGTTATCGGCTGCGAACATGATCATGCTCGCATCAGCGCAGTTCGTATTCAACGTGCTGGGCGAGTTACGCTCACTAAGGTTGATGCAGTTATCCACGCCGGTGGCGGGTTTGAATCTGGCTCCCTCACACGTACTCCAGAGGGTGATATTTTTGAACGGGCCTTCGATCTTCCGGTTAATACCATGCCAGATATCTTCTCGTCAGGTATCGCCGTAGATGAGAAGATGCATCCGCTTGACGCTGAAGGCAATATCGTCTTCAACAATATGTATTTAGCGGGATCTATTATTGGGGGCGCACATGCTCCTCATGAAAAATCAGGAGAAGGAATTGCATTGGGTTCAGCCTGGGTTGCTGCCCATGCCGCAATGAGCGAAGGAGAAAACCGATGA